In Tessaracoccus flavus, the following are encoded in one genomic region:
- a CDS encoding carbohydrate ABC transporter permease produces MEGRLTPYLYILPAFLVYGMFLLYPLIRAGQFSLYDWPGFGASRFVGLGNYVDLMSDDRFLDAITHALTLIFFYSIMPLVVGLVLAAILRRGQVRGLSFFRVVIFMPQVIALVVVAVAWHQIYSPNGLLNDALDVVGLGHLARGWLGDPNLALPAVGMIGFWLSTGLVMLLLLAGMGRIPNDLYEAARLDGAGPVREFLAISLPSVKAEITTALVLTIIAALKTFDLVYVTTSGGPGTATTVPSYEVYNRAFNLKEVGSASAVAIVLTILVFGINVVISRIGEEKVVAR; encoded by the coding sequence GTGGAGGGACGGCTGACCCCGTACCTCTACATACTCCCCGCCTTCCTCGTCTACGGGATGTTCCTGCTCTATCCCCTCATCCGGGCAGGTCAGTTCTCTCTGTACGACTGGCCGGGTTTCGGCGCGTCGCGGTTCGTGGGGCTCGGCAACTATGTCGACCTGATGAGCGACGACCGCTTCCTCGATGCGATCACCCACGCCCTGACGTTGATCTTCTTCTACTCGATCATGCCCCTGGTGGTGGGACTCGTCCTCGCCGCCATTCTCCGGCGCGGGCAGGTGCGGGGCCTCAGCTTCTTCCGCGTCGTCATCTTCATGCCGCAGGTCATCGCCCTTGTCGTCGTGGCAGTCGCCTGGCACCAGATCTACTCCCCCAACGGCCTCCTCAACGACGCCCTTGACGTCGTTGGCCTCGGCCACCTGGCCCGCGGCTGGCTGGGCGATCCGAACCTCGCTCTGCCCGCCGTCGGCATGATCGGGTTCTGGCTCTCGACGGGCCTCGTCATGCTCCTGTTGCTCGCCGGCATGGGCCGCATCCCCAACGACCTGTACGAGGCGGCCCGGTTGGACGGAGCCGGCCCTGTCCGCGAGTTCCTCGCCATCAGCCTCCCGAGCGTCAAGGCTGAGATCACCACTGCCCTGGTGCTGACCATCATCGCGGCACTGAAGACCTTCGACCTCGTCTACGTGACGACGTCCGGCGGTCCCGGAACAGCGACCACCGTGCCGAGCTACGAGGTCTACAACCGTGCGTTCAACCTGAAAGAGGTCGGCTCGGCGTCAGCGGTGGCGATCGTGCTGACGATCCTGGTGTTCGGCATCAACGTCGTCATCTCCCGGATCGGCGAGGAGAAGGTGGTGGCACGATGA
- a CDS encoding extracellular solute-binding protein, translated as MTLRPIHRRHFLLGASGLASAAVLAACAPGETAPTTTAAPGDTTAAAPEATDPAELGDVELVVWDQEVRGSQNDALVALIAAFEEKYPNITINRTSQSFDDLKAQVSLALSGNDVPDVVQVNNARGDMGQFVKAGQLLDLSPYAAQYGWEDRFPASVLGKVRYSSDATTFGEGNLYGLPQTGEIVGIFYSQKKLDALGASAPETWEDYFAILDAAKAAGEQPMVLGNIEKWPALHVFGPLQAHYVEPEDVVKLGMGNEGASWTSEGNTAAMEQFAKWGLEGYFGTSPNGLDYDPAWTEFTQGTGVFLPGGSWLGTDMEAVMGEDLKFMAPPPATNGELATTGGTGIPFSIPAKAKNAAAAAAYIDFITSDEAMEIIAENGGMPVLRTAELAPEAGVQKDIYEAFDTVSQEGTLLPYLDYATPSFSDTAGTGLQEVLGGQKTPEEVLADFEADYQAFIGG; from the coding sequence ATGACGCTCCGTCCTATCCATCGCCGCCACTTCCTGCTGGGGGCCTCCGGCCTCGCATCCGCCGCCGTGCTCGCAGCCTGCGCTCCGGGGGAGACGGCCCCCACGACGACTGCCGCCCCCGGCGACACGACCGCCGCCGCACCGGAAGCGACTGACCCTGCCGAACTGGGCGATGTCGAACTCGTGGTCTGGGACCAGGAGGTCCGCGGCAGCCAGAACGACGCGTTGGTCGCGCTGATCGCGGCGTTCGAGGAGAAGTACCCCAACATCACGATCAACCGCACCAGCCAGTCGTTCGACGACCTCAAGGCGCAGGTATCCCTGGCGCTCAGCGGAAACGACGTCCCAGACGTCGTCCAGGTCAACAACGCGCGTGGCGACATGGGCCAATTCGTGAAGGCCGGCCAGTTGCTCGACCTGAGTCCCTACGCGGCGCAGTACGGCTGGGAGGATCGCTTCCCCGCTTCCGTGCTGGGCAAGGTGCGCTACTCCTCCGACGCTACAACCTTCGGCGAGGGCAATCTCTACGGACTCCCCCAGACCGGCGAGATCGTCGGCATCTTCTACTCGCAGAAGAAGTTGGACGCCCTCGGCGCGTCGGCACCTGAGACGTGGGAGGACTACTTCGCCATCCTCGACGCCGCCAAGGCCGCCGGCGAACAGCCCATGGTGCTAGGCAACATCGAGAAGTGGCCGGCGCTCCACGTCTTCGGACCCCTGCAGGCCCACTACGTGGAGCCGGAGGACGTGGTCAAGCTCGGCATGGGCAACGAGGGCGCCTCGTGGACGAGTGAGGGCAACACCGCCGCCATGGAACAGTTCGCCAAGTGGGGGCTCGAAGGGTACTTCGGAACCTCTCCCAACGGTCTCGACTACGACCCGGCCTGGACCGAATTCACTCAGGGCACCGGCGTCTTCCTCCCCGGCGGATCGTGGCTCGGAACCGACATGGAAGCCGTGATGGGCGAGGACCTGAAGTTCATGGCACCGCCGCCCGCCACCAACGGCGAACTGGCAACCACCGGCGGAACCGGTATCCCCTTCTCCATCCCGGCCAAGGCCAAGAACGCAGCCGCTGCAGCGGCCTATATCGACTTCATCACCAGCGACGAAGCCATGGAGATCATCGCCGAGAACGGCGGAATGCCCGTTCTCCGAACCGCCGAACTTGCGCCGGAGGCCGGGGTCCAGAAGGACATCTACGAGGCGTTCGACACTGTGTCGCAGGAGGGCACCCTGCTGCCCTACCTCGACTACGCCACTCCGTCGTTCAGCGACACGGCCGGGACCGGCCTCCAAGAGGTCCTGGGCGGGCAGAAGACCCCGGAGGAAGTGCTCGCCGACTTCGAGGCTGACTACCAGGCCTTCATCGGCGGCTGA
- a CDS encoding DeoR/GlpR family DNA-binding transcription regulator, whose amino-acid sequence MLTDVRHQRIADWVRREGSVSVLGVADAFGVSEATARRDLDQLASTGVVERIRGGARALRRPIRPEADASEFAVVAAQESDEKRAIAKRAAALVHDGDVVALDIGTTVFAMCEHLKERSITVVTASLAVVRALSDAPHMDIVVMGGVLRPNYDSLVGVLTESCLRQVRVDIAFLGAAGIHADGAVIDSTPSEVPVKRAMIDVARKAWLLADHQKFPGMGFLQVVPIDRFAGLITDRPPSSAQLRLPPDSTLEVLTP is encoded by the coding sequence ATGCTGACTGACGTACGCCATCAACGCATCGCCGATTGGGTGCGCCGCGAGGGCTCCGTCTCCGTGCTGGGCGTCGCCGATGCGTTCGGTGTCTCCGAGGCCACTGCCCGGCGGGACCTCGATCAACTGGCGAGCACCGGCGTCGTCGAGCGTATCCGCGGCGGCGCCCGCGCTCTGCGTCGGCCCATTCGCCCGGAAGCCGACGCGTCGGAGTTCGCAGTGGTTGCGGCCCAGGAAAGCGACGAGAAGCGCGCCATCGCGAAGCGTGCCGCCGCGCTCGTCCATGACGGAGACGTCGTCGCGCTCGACATCGGCACCACGGTCTTCGCGATGTGTGAACATCTCAAGGAGCGCTCGATCACCGTCGTGACGGCTTCGCTGGCAGTGGTTCGTGCTCTCTCGGACGCCCCCCACATGGACATCGTGGTGATGGGCGGGGTGCTGCGTCCCAACTACGACTCACTGGTGGGAGTGCTGACGGAATCGTGCCTTCGCCAGGTGCGTGTGGACATCGCCTTCCTGGGCGCGGCTGGGATCCACGCTGACGGAGCTGTGATCGACTCGACGCCGAGCGAAGTCCCGGTCAAACGCGCGATGATCGACGTCGCCCGCAAGGCCTGGCTGCTTGCCGATCACCAGAAATTTCCGGGCATGGGCTTCCTGCAGGTGGTTCCGATCGACCGGTTCGCCGGACTCATCACGGACCGTCCGCCCAGTTCAGCCCAGCTCCGTCTGCCGCCCGACTCGACCCTGGAGGTACTGACGCCATGA
- a CDS encoding 6-phospho-beta-glucosidase produces MKLVITGGGGFRVPLVYDAVATNALAAAGRPAVHIDEVVLHDASAARLEGIARVIRERAAQLDHAPTLKVTTDLRDALTGADFIFAAVRVGGVEGRIADERVALDLGLLGQETIGPGGLAYALRTIPVMRELARVTAEVAPHAWTINFTNPAGIVTQSMREVLGDRVVGICDTPIGLVRRVSRLLGVSLEHDTARVDYDYVGLNHLGWLRSVRIDGVERLPDVLGSDSALDEIEEARVVGKDWVRATGALPNEYLYYYLKTDEAIANIRRSAQTRGQYLQAQQGDFYESVGCCDSPLALWQEALHERESTYMAEAREDSEERRAEDAAGGGYQEVALRLMTALATGSPERMILDVGNLSEGERIIPELPDDVVVEVGCVVDEGGVHPLPVAPLTLSQLGAMSTLRASEEAIAEAARTGDPEKAWEGFSTHPLVRSPRLGKELLDGYSRAHPEIAQLFTR; encoded by the coding sequence ATGAAACTCGTGATCACCGGTGGGGGCGGCTTCCGGGTTCCCCTCGTCTACGACGCCGTAGCGACGAACGCTCTGGCCGCCGCCGGCCGTCCGGCTGTGCACATCGACGAGGTGGTGCTCCATGACGCCTCGGCGGCGAGGCTGGAGGGCATCGCCAGGGTCATCCGGGAGCGGGCCGCCCAGCTCGATCACGCTCCGACCCTGAAGGTGACGACCGACCTTCGCGACGCGCTGACCGGTGCGGACTTCATCTTCGCCGCTGTCCGCGTCGGCGGGGTCGAGGGCCGCATCGCCGATGAGCGGGTGGCGCTCGATCTCGGGCTCCTCGGGCAGGAGACGATCGGCCCTGGGGGATTGGCCTACGCGCTCCGGACGATCCCGGTGATGCGTGAGCTGGCACGGGTGACGGCCGAGGTCGCTCCTCACGCCTGGACGATCAACTTCACCAACCCGGCGGGAATCGTGACCCAGTCGATGCGGGAGGTGCTGGGCGACCGGGTCGTGGGCATCTGCGACACGCCGATCGGTCTGGTTCGCCGGGTCTCGCGACTGTTGGGCGTCTCGCTGGAGCATGACACAGCGCGGGTGGATTACGACTACGTGGGGCTCAACCACCTCGGGTGGCTCCGCTCGGTCAGGATCGACGGCGTCGAGCGTCTTCCCGACGTCCTCGGCTCGGACTCCGCCCTGGACGAGATCGAGGAAGCCCGCGTGGTGGGCAAGGACTGGGTGCGCGCCACGGGCGCACTGCCCAACGAGTACCTCTACTACTACCTCAAGACCGACGAGGCGATCGCGAACATCAGGCGTTCGGCGCAGACGCGGGGCCAGTACCTGCAGGCGCAACAGGGCGACTTCTACGAGTCCGTGGGTTGCTGCGACTCGCCCCTGGCCCTGTGGCAGGAGGCGCTGCACGAGCGGGAATCGACCTACATGGCCGAGGCACGCGAGGACAGTGAGGAGCGCCGGGCGGAGGACGCGGCGGGTGGCGGCTATCAGGAGGTGGCGCTCCGGCTCATGACCGCGTTGGCCACCGGCAGCCCTGAACGGATGATCCTCGACGTCGGCAATCTCAGCGAGGGGGAACGGATCATCCCGGAGCTGCCTGACGATGTCGTGGTGGAGGTCGGGTGTGTGGTGGACGAGGGGGGCGTCCACCCGCTCCCGGTCGCTCCGCTCACCCTGTCGCAGCTCGGCGCGATGTCGACGCTCCGCGCCTCGGAGGAGGCAATCGCCGAGGCCGCCCGCACCGGCGATCCGGAGAAGGCCTGGGAGGGCTTCTCCACCCACCCCCTCGTGCGGTCGCCCAGGCTCGGCAAGGAGTTGCTGGACGGCTACAGCCGAGCGCACCCTGAAATCGCACAGCTCTTCACCCGCTAG
- a CDS encoding pyridoxamine 5'-phosphate oxidase family protein: MNEQKTLNDVIDLISKQKVGMLTTHEGDRLVSRPMGMQDPDRDGTLWFFAKADSDVAHQVGADPRVNVSLADGDYLSVTGTAAVVNDVAKKRELWDASVEAFMQTDPEDPQAVLIKVAADSIAYWDTPSAVGSVFAMVKGMVGDSEPDAGESGVVEAGR, from the coding sequence ATGAACGAACAGAAGACACTGAACGACGTCATCGATCTCATCAGCAAGCAGAAGGTCGGCATGCTGACCACCCACGAGGGGGACCGGCTGGTCAGCCGGCCGATGGGCATGCAGGATCCCGACCGCGACGGCACGTTGTGGTTCTTTGCGAAGGCTGACTCGGACGTGGCCCACCAGGTGGGCGCTGATCCCCGCGTCAACGTCTCGCTGGCCGATGGTGACTACCTTTCGGTCACCGGCACGGCTGCCGTCGTCAACGACGTCGCGAAGAAGCGCGAACTGTGGGACGCCTCGGTCGAAGCCTTCATGCAGACCGATCCCGAGGATCCCCAGGCCGTACTGATCAAGGTCGCTGCGGACAGCATCGCGTACTGGGACACGCCCAGCGCCGTCGGATCAGTGTTTGCGATGGTGAAGGGAATGGTGGGGGACTCGGAGCCGGACGCTGGCGAGAGCGGCGTCGTGGAGGCCGGGAGGTGA
- a CDS encoding zinc-dependent alcohol dehydrogenase yields the protein MRALTWHGIEDVRVQDVPEPALLAPTDAIVRVTSTAICGSDLHLYGVLAPFLTRGDVLGHEFMGIVTEVGDAVTTIAPGDRVVVPFTIACGACWMCRRGLHAQCETTQVREHGKGAALFGYTSLYGQVPGGQAELVRVPHADVGPVKVPEGTPDERFLFLSDILPTAWQGIRWADVEQGSTVAILGLGPVGQLAVTCARRQGAGRVIGVDLVPERLERAGANGAEVVDVTAVDDVAATLREMTDGRGPDSVVDAVGMEAHGSPVAERVIKMAARLPKPLGRGAIEHAGIDRLAALHTAIDAVRRGGTVSLSGVYGGALDPMPLMDMFDKGITMRMGQCHVQRWTGELLDILTHGDPFGVDDLVTHRLPLEEAPEAYAMFQEKRDGCIKVVLKP from the coding sequence ATGAGGGCGCTTACGTGGCACGGAATCGAGGACGTCCGAGTCCAGGATGTGCCCGAGCCGGCGCTGCTGGCCCCCACCGACGCGATCGTGCGCGTCACCTCAACCGCGATCTGCGGCTCCGACCTGCACCTCTACGGAGTGCTGGCGCCCTTCCTGACCCGGGGCGATGTCCTGGGTCACGAGTTCATGGGCATCGTCACCGAGGTGGGCGACGCAGTGACGACGATCGCCCCAGGCGACCGGGTGGTCGTGCCGTTCACGATCGCCTGCGGCGCGTGCTGGATGTGTCGACGCGGTCTCCACGCGCAGTGCGAGACCACGCAGGTCCGGGAGCACGGGAAGGGAGCGGCGCTGTTCGGATACACCAGCCTGTACGGACAGGTGCCGGGCGGACAGGCGGAGCTGGTCCGCGTCCCGCACGCCGACGTGGGGCCGGTCAAGGTGCCGGAAGGCACGCCTGACGAGAGATTCCTCTTCCTGTCCGACATCCTCCCCACCGCCTGGCAGGGAATTCGTTGGGCCGACGTCGAGCAGGGGTCGACGGTCGCAATCCTCGGACTCGGGCCCGTGGGTCAATTGGCTGTCACCTGCGCCCGCCGACAAGGCGCGGGCCGGGTGATCGGCGTCGACCTCGTCCCCGAACGTCTCGAGCGGGCGGGCGCAAACGGGGCCGAGGTGGTCGACGTCACCGCCGTCGACGACGTGGCTGCGACGTTGCGCGAGATGACCGACGGGCGGGGACCGGATTCCGTCGTGGACGCCGTCGGGATGGAGGCGCACGGAAGCCCGGTCGCGGAGCGCGTCATCAAGATGGCCGCGCGGCTCCCCAAGCCGCTCGGCAGGGGCGCGATTGAGCACGCCGGCATCGACCGCCTGGCGGCGCTGCATACGGCGATCGATGCGGTCCGCCGGGGCGGCACGGTGTCGCTCTCCGGTGTCTACGGGGGAGCGCTGGACCCGATGCCGCTCATGGACATGTTCGACAAGGGGATCACGATGCGGATGGGGCAGTGCCACGTGCAGCGGTGGACGGGTGAACTCCTGGACATCCTCACCCATGGCGACCCCTTCGGCGTGGATGACCTTGTCACCCACCGGCTCCCCCTCGAGGAGGCACCCGAGGCGTACGCGATGTTCCAGGAGAAGCGTGACGGCTGCATCAAGGTGGTGCTGAAGCCCTAG
- a CDS encoding CoA-acylating methylmalonate-semialdehyde dehydrogenase, whose amino-acid sequence MTQTITHWIGGAPYEGSPDHRIPVENPASGKVEGELLSASAADLDHAVEVAREALKIWSKTSLAKRTAIMFKMRELVLANQDELAKAIVNEHGKDYNDAIGEIQRGRETLDFACGINAALKGEFSYDISTGVDIHTVRQPVGVVAGVCPFNFPVMVPMWMHPVAIATGNTFILKPASPTPTASLLVAKLYKEAGLPDGVFNVVAGDRDIVTNILEHPGINAISFVGSTPVARIIQEKGTANGKRVQALGGANNHAIVMPDADLAFAAQHISAAAFGAAGERCMALPVVVAVGGVGPKLAELVKEHAQKIKVGYGLDEGVQMGPVITRKAQERIKAIITDAEERGASVVLDGRDIKVDGYEDGFWVGPTVLDDVPLDAPAYHEEVFGPVLTIVHADTYQEAIDQVNSSEYGNGAAIFTNDGGVARRFELDVEAGMVGVNVPIPTPVAYYSFGGWKDSLLGDTHIHGPEGVKFYTKLKAITSRWPSERTFEATMSFMREE is encoded by the coding sequence ATGACTCAGACCATCACCCACTGGATCGGCGGAGCTCCCTACGAGGGAAGCCCCGACCACCGCATCCCCGTCGAGAACCCAGCCTCCGGGAAGGTCGAGGGCGAACTGCTCTCGGCAAGCGCGGCCGATCTCGACCACGCCGTCGAGGTCGCCCGCGAGGCGCTCAAAATCTGGTCCAAGACGTCCCTGGCCAAGCGCACCGCGATCATGTTCAAGATGCGGGAGCTCGTGCTCGCCAATCAGGACGAACTGGCCAAGGCCATCGTCAACGAGCACGGCAAGGACTACAACGACGCCATCGGCGAGATCCAGCGCGGCCGCGAGACCCTCGACTTCGCCTGCGGCATCAACGCTGCACTCAAGGGGGAGTTCTCCTACGACATCTCCACCGGCGTCGACATCCACACCGTGCGCCAGCCCGTCGGCGTGGTCGCGGGCGTGTGCCCCTTCAACTTCCCCGTGATGGTGCCGATGTGGATGCATCCCGTCGCCATCGCCACCGGCAACACCTTCATTCTGAAGCCGGCTAGCCCCACGCCCACCGCGTCGCTGCTGGTCGCCAAGCTGTACAAGGAGGCGGGTCTTCCCGATGGCGTGTTCAACGTCGTCGCTGGGGACCGCGACATCGTGACCAACATCCTGGAGCACCCGGGCATCAACGCCATCTCTTTCGTCGGCTCCACCCCCGTGGCCCGGATCATCCAGGAGAAGGGCACGGCCAACGGCAAGCGCGTCCAGGCGCTCGGCGGTGCCAACAACCACGCCATCGTGATGCCCGACGCCGACCTCGCGTTCGCCGCCCAGCACATCTCCGCTGCGGCTTTCGGCGCGGCCGGTGAGCGCTGCATGGCGCTGCCCGTCGTCGTCGCTGTCGGTGGGGTCGGTCCGAAGCTCGCCGAGCTGGTCAAGGAGCACGCCCAGAAGATCAAGGTGGGCTACGGCCTCGACGAGGGCGTGCAGATGGGCCCGGTCATCACCCGCAAGGCGCAGGAGCGCATCAAGGCAATCATCACCGATGCCGAGGAGCGCGGCGCGAGCGTCGTGCTCGATGGCCGCGACATCAAGGTCGACGGGTACGAGGACGGCTTCTGGGTCGGTCCCACGGTCCTCGACGACGTGCCGCTCGACGCCCCGGCCTACCACGAGGAGGTGTTCGGGCCCGTGCTCACCATCGTCCACGCCGACACCTACCAGGAGGCCATCGACCAGGTGAACTCGTCGGAGTACGGCAACGGCGCTGCGATCTTCACCAACGACGGCGGCGTGGCCCGCCGCTTCGAGCTGGACGTGGAGGCGGGCATGGTCGGCGTCAACGTGCCGATCCCGACCCCGGTCGCCTACTACTCGTTCGGCGGATGGAAGGACTCGCTGCTCGGCGACACCCACATCCACGGGCCGGAAGGCGTGAAGTTCTACACCAAGCTGAAGGCCATCACGTCCCGCTGGCCCTCCGAGCGCACCTTCGAAGCGACGATGTCCTTCATGCGTGAGGAGTGA